From a region of the Rhipicephalus microplus isolate Deutch F79 chromosome X, USDA_Rmic, whole genome shotgun sequence genome:
- the LOC119161906 gene encoding uncharacterized protein LOC119161906, whose translation MRSLIAVVFFAFLATAFAGYFGGYGGYGGYGGYGGYGGYGGYGGYGGYGGYGGYGGYGGYGGYGGYGGYGGYGYGYPVGRAFAYHTHIKHGYGGYGGYGLGGFGYGHGYYG comes from the exons ATGAGGTCCCTG ATTGCAGTTGTCTTCTTCGCTTTCCTTGCCACCGCCTTCGCTGGATACTTTGGAGGCTACGGCGGTTACGGTGGATATGGCGGATACGGTGGATATGGCGGATATGGTGGCTACGGTGGATACGGTGGCTACGGCGGCTACGGAGGGTATGGTGGCTACGGTGGATATGGCGGATATGGTGGCTATGGCGGTTACGGCGGATATGGCTACGGCTACCCAGTCGGCCGTGCTTTTGCCTACCACACGCACATCAAGCACGGATACGGCGGTTATGGTGGATACGGACTCGGTGGCTTTGGTTACGGACACGGATACTACGGCTGA